From the Desulfosarcina sp. BuS5 genome, one window contains:
- a CDS encoding IS1 family transposase: protein MQNTANTALTLFCPRKSCKCYQSTENKITKDGVYITKSDFEPRQMFYCNGGKHRFSETGYSDLFGKHGSFKEYEQTAKLNSYGLGTDAIADVLQKDRRTIEQRQKAIGQKGQQFHLFLCFTIGLTIVFLQMDELWSYLKNKSQQLWVFIALESTTKFWIGFELGSRTTYTANRLVKGIKKLGKWGKDNILKVATDKLAAYKNALENIMSEIPYAYLQIVKRRIKRRLVTVKKYFVKGTVKDFPGKSQNTSFIERLNLTLRQHIFYLQRKTLGYCKNKLNFSNVMWINLFNYNYIQFHKSLRIRINNENEKFIKKV from the coding sequence ATGCAAAATACAGCAAATACAGCCCTAACACTTTTTTGTCCCAGGAAAAGCTGCAAATGTTATCAATCAACCGAGAACAAAATCACCAAGGATGGAGTTTACATAACAAAATCCGATTTTGAGCCAAGACAAATGTTTTACTGCAATGGTGGCAAACATAGATTCTCAGAAACAGGATATTCCGATCTTTTTGGAAAGCATGGCAGTTTTAAAGAATATGAGCAAACGGCAAAGCTAAACTCTTACGGCCTTGGCACTGATGCAATTGCCGATGTACTTCAAAAAGATCGAAGGACAATTGAACAACGGCAAAAAGCTATTGGACAAAAAGGCCAGCAATTTCACCTATTTCTTTGTTTTACTATCGGACTTACCATTGTATTTCTCCAGATGGATGAACTATGGTCTTACCTTAAAAATAAAAGTCAACAATTATGGGTTTTTATCGCTCTTGAATCAACAACAAAATTCTGGATCGGTTTCGAGTTGGGTTCAAGAACAACTTACACTGCAAACCGTTTAGTAAAGGGCATTAAAAAGTTGGGCAAATGGGGAAAAGATAATATATTAAAGGTCGCTACAGATAAATTAGCGGCTTACAAAAATGCACTCGAAAACATTATGTCTGAAATTCCTTATGCTTACCTGCAAATTGTTAAGCGCCGAATAAAGCGTCGGCTTGTAACAGTTAAAAAATATTTTGTAAAAGGTACTGTAAAAGATTTCCCCGGAAAAAGCCAAAACACCTCATTTATTGAGAGACTGAACCTTACCCTAAGGCAACATATCTTCTATCTTCAGAGAAAAACCCTGGGATATTGCAAGAACAAGCTGAATTTTAGTAATGTAATGTGGATTAACTTATTCAACTATAATTACATACAATTTCATAAGAGCTTACGAATACGAATTAACAATGAAAACGAGAAATTTATAAAAAAAGTATAA